The segment TTGTGAATTTTGTGTTAAGTACTTTTCTTGGATGTGGGTGACTAAGGACTTTACATTGCCATCGAGATAATCTGAATGTGGAAAAATAGGGAATAAGTGCTTGCCGGCTTGGAATTCACAAGGCAGTTGTAGAAACTCTGACTGGCCCACAGAGGGCAGCAGCACGTTTTGTTACAGAACATAACTTTCAAAAGACACTGGTTGAATTCACTGTTTCCTTATTCAATCACCATATAGCTAAAATGAGTCAAGACAATtgctttttttaaatatatttcaaTTCTTTCAactttatgaatacatttttttatacacGTTCAAAACTGACAAAGATTGTGGGTACAGCACATGAGAAGTTACTATACACTTGCAAAACAGTTTTTCCCTCTGTAAAATAGAAACCTTAATATACAATTTGGATTGATGGCTACTACACTGAAACAAAAtaccataaggtgaatgcaccaatttgtaagtcgctctggataagagcgtctgctaaatgacttaaatgtaaatgtataaatgcaacatgcaacaatttcaaagattttactgagttacagttcatataaggaaatcagtcaattgaaataaattcattaggccctaatctatggatttgcatgactgggaatacagataagcatctgttggtcacaagaCACCTTCAAAAGAAAGGTAAGGGTGTGGATCAgacaaccagtcagtatctggtatgaccATTTGCCTCAGAGAGCAACATCTTTgcatagttgatcaggctgttgattgtggccttcgGAATGTCGTCCCACTTCTTTTCctatggctgtgtgaagttgctggattttggcaggaactggaacacgctgtcatatgttgatctagagcatcccaaacatgctcaacaggtgacatgtctggtgagtatgcaggccatggaagaactgggacattttcaacttccaggaatgtgaaaatccttgcaacatggggctgtgtattgtcatgctgaaacatgaggtgatggcggcggatgaatggcacgacaatagaCCTCAGGATCTTGTAATggtatctgtgcattcaaattgccatcgataaaattgtTGTCCGTAGTTTttgcctacccataccataaccccaccgtggggcactctgttcacaacgctgaCATCGGCAAACCACTCAAggccatacatgctgtctgcccggtacagttgaaactgggattaatttgtgaagagcacacttctccagcatgccagtggccatcaaagatgAGCATTTGCCAACAGAAGTTGGTtatgacgccaaactgcagtcaggtcaagaaacTGGTTGGGacaacgagcacacagatgagcttccccgaGATGATTTCTGacaatttgtgcagaaattctttggatGTGTAAACACAGTTTtatcaggtggctggtctcagaagatcccgcaggtgaagaagccggatgtggagatcctgggctggcgtggttacacgtggtgtgCGGTTATGAggtcagttggacgtactgccaaattctctaaaacggaggtggcttatggtagagaaattaacattcaacagctctggtgaacattcctgcagtcagcatgccaattgcacactccctcaacttgagacaggtggatagattatcttggcaaatgaaaaatgctcaccaacaggtatgtaaacacatttgtgcacaaaatttgagagaaataagctttttgtgtgtatggaaaatttatgggatcttttatttcaactcatgaaacatttttgttcagtgtagcttaTTAAGTTATCTAGGGTAACTTGTAACTAAGGCAGTGTTTTTTCTGGATCAGTGATGGGCTTAGGTGGTGGACGTGGCAGGGGCATGAATTTTAGAGAACATTTTAGAGGCCCTCGTCTTTGCCGTTTTTAAGCAAATTCCCTGCGATTCTACATATTCTGCCATGGAGCCGAGAAACATTTTCCGtttaaaagcacattttctgcaattctatgcattttacGATGGCTAattctgtgttcttttgctcaaACATGAAATCTGTAGTGCTAAATTAATTGTTTGGGGGATTTTTTAATtgtccctgactgtctagcttttatttagGTGACTGTTAGTTTTCAAAGGTTCTATTATGTAAGGGATAAATGCCCACGTTCTGTACATCATAAACAAGTATTCAATAATGCTGTGGTATAAAAAAAAGACATTTAGTTATTTAAATTTACAGTGAAAGCGTTTTTCCATCCTGAATTTTTTCTTTTTACACTGTTTGGACTTAGGTGACCCGAAAAAATGCTTAGGGGGCCCGCCCAAGGATTTAAAAAATCCCTGCAAGACGTGACTAGGATGTCATTACGTGGCACTATTGACGTCATTGATGTCCCACGCAAAGGAGAGGGGCAGGTCCCTCATCTTCTCCTGGAAGACACTGTCAAATCTCTCACTCTGTGCAACAGTGAAATGGTTCCTCCAGTCCCCAATGGTCCCTGTCAGAGTGTAgatggaaatcagtcaataaTGTAAAAGAGTAttaaagggcaattccaccacttttcaacatgttcattatctccagcacaataccagtgtacatatgtgaaaatggcacaTTTCTACGTTTCGTATATAAACATCTAAGGTTAAAGTTCTACCCGACAACATCAAACACTACGAGATTCGCGGTGACGTGCGGAGCAAGAAAATACCCTCCCTCTGGCTAGACCCTTGTTGTAAATCACAGTTTTTCTTACTTTTAATcctaccctgtgatgtcacagattacaaaaagaacAGGACCGTAGCTTTTTAACTCGtcgttttcacatatgtagacactggtatgatTCTAGAGATCATGAATATGAGATTGAAAAGTGGCGGAATTGCCCTATACGATAAAAAATCATAAATGTAATTGTTCTTTAGGTTTGCACAAATTATAATCCAGATGGTTGTATATCTATCGGAACATTGGTTCAGTGTAAATGTGTGGGGGCCTGGTGTTACAAGTATAGTACTGTAAGCCCTTTGTGGTTTGATTTTTGGCTTGAATAAGGCTGAAATAATATGCAGCTTGTGCAATCCTCATACTAAAGTGTATTGATAAGGAGACAGGTGACCATTCTGTTATCATATTATGATTTAGAAGGTGTGACGTGCATACCTTTCCTCATAAACGTGCCCTTGTTGTGGTCAAGCAGGGAGTCAGGCACTGTCTTGTAGTTAGCCTGCGGGTTCTGTTTCATGGTTCTAAAGGTGCTGTGTTCCACCACACTGGCCATCTGCTCCTCTGTCAAATCCTTCCCTAGAAACCTGCACATCCTCTCCACCATGGAGCGCAggtcctgcaacacacacaccgtTCATGCTTTGAGACTCATGTAAACTCACAAGCCAACTCGGAGTACAGGACAGGACGGACaagtagatggacaggtaggttTTGCCACTGTTGGTACCTTGATCATCTCTTCATATGTGATGTACAGGAAGTTCATGTTGTCTCTATTAGCGTACCACGTCTTGATGTGCTCAAACCAACAGTTCCCAAaaactgcaacacacacagcaaAGACTCAAATGGATACTTCATACCCAGCCTACCACCATGAAAGCACAGTTGAACCTAAGGATACTACAGATGAAAGTGTTAAGAAGGCTTTCGACATCATTCATTTCAAAATAATCACAATTAACTGAAAGCGTAAAGCATTGTTGGCTAGTGCCAACTCCCCATAGAAAAAAATACTTGGCTTTGCACATCATGTACGAAATTCATAGTCCTTAACAGGACCAATGGCACACATTCTACTTACCTTTCCCTTCCATGAATTTCTCAAAGAAATCATTGAAGTCCTTTGGCGTCTCCAGCATGGCTGCATATTTGTGGAAGTGGTAATAGGACACGAGAACATCCTTAGGGTTTCTGGCCACATAGATCACCTCAGGGAAGCAAGGTCATACTGCATATTAATAGATTGACTATAAAAAACGATCCATTAATATCAGTAGTAATACTTTAATGAAAGTAATCCTGAAGGTAATGACAAATAGTGATAATAGACTTCGGGTAACACTTAAAGCCTGCAGGTATTATGCATTCTAAGACTTATAATAAGCATGTATACCGACCATTTAGAGTATTTTGATACACAGCGA is part of the Salvelinus fontinalis isolate EN_2023a chromosome 6, ASM2944872v1, whole genome shotgun sequence genome and harbors:
- the LOC129857354 gene encoding amine sulfotransferase-like, with protein sequence MTTSTRTKTDHLDSTDPQVLDYMLVPHRNFNLINGVHSPDEVDQIQNWEIRDSDIFAVTYPKSGTIWMQQILTLIEAKGDVTPNTEHLNAQRVPWIELIGSEKEFNATPSPRLRVTHLQYKFMPLAIRQKRGKVIYVARNPKDVLVSYYHFHKYAAMLETPKDFNDFFEKFMEGKVFGNCWFEHIKTWYANRDNMNFLYITYEEMIKDLRSMVERMCRFLGKDLTEEQMASVVEHSTFRTMKQNPQANYKTVPDSLLDHNKGTFMRKGTIGDWRNHFTVAQSERFDSVFQEKMRDLPLSFAWDINDVNSAT